In Trifolium pratense cultivar HEN17-A07 linkage group LG7, ARS_RC_1.1, whole genome shotgun sequence, a genomic segment contains:
- the LOC123899650 gene encoding protein CLMP1-like, with translation MRKSGGRRRKGKAGSQPNSPSSSNTTFEPLPSPKTPEKSSPLEPKTKLKPDPSNESYNKNKNEHVTIVSRQLKLVYDNDIRLAHTPMNCSFKVLRDTIKKIFPLLNSFLIKYKDNDGDLVTITSTEELRFAESTVDRNDSIGVLKLNIIEVSPEDEPPLLKEEEKDNEKPKRVDRVLDEKDGTTSESNKVEEMDDWLYEFARLFNSHVGTNESSDLRELGTEFCSEALEDIVTCDEALDLFEKAEFKFQEVAALAFFNWGNVHMCAARKFVRLDENENEVMVLKESEFDFVKEKYYLAREKYEQAVVIKPDFYEGLLAIGQQQFELAKLHWSYATANKIDLGKETLRLFDGAEEKMRAASDMWERLEEEKLDEQGSSGMRSQIHLFWGNMLFERSQVEFKLGMSDWKRKLDASVERFKSAGASQADVSTVLNKHCSNGNAGDGEVKGSSRTPNVIKMMK, from the coding sequence ATGAGGAAATCCGGAGGTAGAAGAAGAAAAGGTAAGGCTGGATCGCAACCGAATTCCCCATCGTCATCCAATACCACATTTGAACCTCTCCCTAGCCCAAAAACGCCCGAAAAAAGTTCACCTCTCGAGCCAAAGACGAAGCTGAAGCCCGATCCATCAAATGAATCCTATAACAAAAACAAGAACGAACATGTTACGATCGTGTCAAGGCAATTGAAGCTTGTTTACGATAATGACATAAGGCTAGCCCACACGCCGATGAATTGCAGCTTCAAAGTATTGAGAGAtacaataaagaaaatatttccATTGTTAAATTCATTTTTGATAAAGTACAAAGATAATGATGGTGATTTGGTGACTATAACCTCCACAGAAGAACTTAGATTCGCGGAATCTACTGTCGATAGAAACGATTCAATTGGAGTTTTGAAACTAAATATCATTGAAGTTAGCCCTGAAGACGAACCACCTTtattgaaagaagaagaaaaagacaacGAAAAACCAAAACGTGTAGATCGTGTTTTGGATGAAAAAGATGGCACTACTTCTGAAAGCAATAAAGTGGAAGAGATGGATGATTGGTTATATGAATTTGCGAGGTTATTTAATTCGCATGTCGGTACCAATGAATCTAGTGATTTGCGCGAGTTAGGGACAGAGTTTTGTTCAGAAGCACTTGAAGATATAGTGACTTGTGATGAAGCTCTAGATTTGTTTGAAAAAGCTGAATTTAAGTTTCAAGAGGTTGCAGCTTTGGCATTTTTCAATTGGGGAAATGTTCACATGTGTGCTGCTAGGAAGTTTGTTAGGTTagatgagaatgagaatgaggTTATGGTATTGAAAGAATCagaatttgattttgttaaGGAAAAGTACTATTTAGCGCGAGAAAAGTACGAACAAGCAGTTGTGATTAAACCTGATTTTTATGAGGGATTATTGGCTATTGGACAACAACAATTTGAATTGGCTAAGCTTCATTGGTCTTATGCAACGGCTAATAAGATCGATTTAGGTAAAGAGACACTTCGGCTTTTTGATGGTGCTGAGGAGAAGATGAGGGCTGCGAGCGATATGTGGGAGAGGTTGGAAGAAGAGAAACTTGACGAGCAAGGAAGTAGTGGGATGAGATCACAGATTCATCTTTTTTGGGGGAATATGTTGTTTGAAAGATCTCAAGTCGAGTTTAAACTCGGAATGAGTGATTGGAAGAGAAAATTGGATGCTTCTGTTGAGAGGTTTAAGAGTGCCGGAGCTTCTCAGGCTGATGTTTCGACGGTTTTGAACAAGCATTGCTCGAATGGAAATGCTGGGGATGGAGAAGTAAAGGGATCATCAAGAACACCAAATGTAATCAAAATGATGAAATAG